ACCCAGCCGGGGCAACCTCGACTGGGCCGCCGCCGACCGGCTGGTCGCCACCGCCCGGGCCAACGGCCAGGTCGTCCGCGGCCACACCCTCGCCTGGCACAGCCAGGTGCCCGGCTGGATCACCAACGGCGGCTTCGGCGCAGCCCAGTTGCGCACCCTGCTGCAGCAGCACATCGCCACCGAGGCCGGCCGGTACGCCGGGCGGATCTACGCCTGGGACGTCGTCAACGAGGCCTTCAACGACGACGGCACCCGCCGCAGCAGCATCTGGCAGGACAACCTCGGCGACGGCTGGATCGCCGACGCGCTGACCTGGGCCCACCAGGCCGACCCGGCCGCCAAGCTGTACATCAACGACTACAGCATCGAGGGCGTCAACGCGAAGAGCACCGCGCTCTACAACCTCGTCAAGTCGCTGAAGCAGCAGGGTGTTCCGATCGACGGCGTCGGCTTCCAGGCGCACCTGGTGCTCGGCCAGGTGCCCGCCGACCTCAAGACCAACCTGCAGCGCTTCGCCGACCTCGGTGTGGACGTCGCCGTCACCGAGCTGGACGTCCGGATGCAGACCCCGTCCAACGCCACCACCCTCGCCACCCAGGCCGAGGACTACCGCAAGGTGGTCACCGCCTGCCGGGCCGTCGCCCGCTGCGTGGGCGTGACCGTCTGGGGCCTGGACGACGCCGACTCCTGGGTGCCGGGCGTCTTCCCCGGCTACGGCGCGGCCGCCCTCTACGACGAGAACCTGCAGGCCAAGCCCGCGTTGGCGGCGGTCGCCGCGGCCTTCGGCGGCTCCACCGCCGGCCCGTCCCCGTCCACCTCGGCCTCGCCGTCCGGCTCCGCGTCCCCCGGC
The nucleotide sequence above comes from Streptomyces sp. TLI_235. Encoded proteins:
- a CDS encoding endo-1,4-beta-xylanase (glycosyl hydrolase family 10), whose amino-acid sequence is MLLPLSSLSAHGADTPLRALASADGRQIGVAVADNRLTGSTAYSSLVTGQFNSVTAENTMKWDAVEPSRGNLDWAAADRLVATARANGQVVRGHTLAWHSQVPGWITNGGFGAAQLRTLLQQHIATEAGRYAGRIYAWDVVNEAFNDDGTRRSSIWQDNLGDGWIADALTWAHQADPAAKLYINDYSIEGVNAKSTALYNLVKSLKQQGVPIDGVGFQAHLVLGQVPADLKTNLQRFADLGVDVAVTELDVRMQTPSNATTLATQAEDYRKVVTACRAVARCVGVTVWGLDDADSWVPGVFPGYGAAALYDENLQAKPALAAVAAAFGGSTAGPSPSTSASPSGSASPGSSPSSSPVPDGCTVAYRIGNQWTGGFTADVTVTNQGTAAIGPWQVGWQSAAGQQVTQGWSAVFTQSGATVTAANPSWAATLAPGASHGFGFNGSWGASNPVPTAFTLNGAVCTVV